The Podarcis muralis chromosome 8, rPodMur119.hap1.1, whole genome shotgun sequence genomic sequence ACGAATAGCAATAGGAAATGTAAAGAGGCCTGGCTCTGCAGGATACTGATGTCTCAGGCCAACATCTTCCTTTTATTTTGACAGTGCTGTCATTTGTCATGGCAACCAACTAGCTGTCAATCAAACTGCATCAAAGGACACAGCTGTGAGGAAGTGGCAGAACTTgcactgaatgccagttgctgggaattgccagTGAGGAGATGCTCTTTCCCCCTggccctgcttgggggcttctctttggggcatctggtcggccactgtgagaacaggatgctggactagatgggccatgggcctgatccagcagcaggctcttcttaggttcttaactcAGTACAGCTCTGGTTAACAGAATGCATCTGGACACACGTTACACGTCTGCTACCAGTGTAAAGATGGAAGAAAGACCAATTCATGTGACCTTTTGCAGCACCAATTTGCTGAAATTTTCAAGGGCACTTGGGACAGCCCAGATTCCTGCTGAATTACACCCAAAAACTGTAAGCAGCATATCTGAATTAAGCAATATTGGAGGAAAGGAATCAGGGAAGCGCTCTTTGTCCTGTGGGATAAATATCAGCCTCACATAGCCAAAGGCTTAGTGCTAGGGAGTGCATGAAGGGATTCAGACCTAGAGTAGGCAGTCCTGCCAagccccctcaccttgggaggaagggttaccaAAGCCTTTATTTATTATCCTTCAGCATATGAATCCAACCCAAAAGGACATCAGGGCTGAAACTAAGTTAAACTGCCTGCCTTTTTTCTGCTGCACTGAAAAGCACATAAAACTGAACTTTGAAgagtttgaaaacaaaacatttttaactTACTAAATGTGTGGGCTTTTTCTGTGCCAAGGGGGAAGTAAGGGGAGGTCTAACCGccaatatttccatgctttatttTGCTTCATGTTTTTTGATTGTAAAAGTCTGCTGGGGCTTGCTCAGCAAGAATATAGTtgcccccaaacctggatctaggcaaCTAGGAAATTTGACCTTTATTCTTTTAAATCAATTacacacaaacattaaaaaccaacaTGTCCTAGTTAGGTCAAGGCTGTTCCAGTCACCAACAAGCAGCCATAGTCTTGGCTGCTGACTATGTAAGCAGGAGAGACTGACCTCCCCCCTGGAATCCtgcagtggggcggggggggggcgggagtcaGGCTGGAGCTGAGCCCCACGGCCTGGAAGAAGCCAGCTGCTCTGCTCACAGGTCAGGCTGCCAACTGCTCGCCTTGGTCCTGCACTTGTGCCTTTAATGGCAGCCTGGAGCGCACAAGTTGAGTCCCATGTGCACTTGTAAACATTCAGAATATTTATGTGCAGCGAGCTGCGGCTAAAAACACAGGAGCGAAAGGAGGGGAggcgggagagaggagagaggagccCTGCCGCCGCCTGGCAGGCCGCCTGCTTCCGTCTCAGCTCGACCTCTTAAGGGGCAGGCGGCGGCGATTCTTCCTGGGGGCTCCTGGTCCTAGGAAAACAGAAAACTCTCCTCCCTGGGCAAAGAAGCCAAGGCCTTGCCTTGAGAGCGGGGACCCGTCCTTCGCCGCCTGACCAGGGAAGATCAGACAGCCAAAAAGATACTGCGCGTGAAAGAAAAGACATTCGGGTTCCCATCTGCCGTCAAGGCTGCCAAGTCCCGCGCCGGAGAAAGCAGCTCCGCGCAACGGGCTGCTTctcgggggagtctcccgcccccccccccggacttggGCTGGACTGCAGCCGGCCCCGCTCCGGGCTCATCCAGTCCGACCCGCCCGCCTGCCCAGCACACTCACTTGCTTCCTGACCCGGACCACCTCGGCCACGCGGCTGGCGTACTTGTCGTTGCTGGCCCGGTTGTACTCGTTCATGGCGAACTGCAGCGCCCGCCGCGCGCCCTCCTCCTCCACCGACGCCTCCTGCACGCCCCCCAGCAGGGGCGGCCGCTGCTGGCCCCCCGTGCCCGGCGCGGCGCAGAGCAGGAGGGCGCTGCACGCCACCAGCCACCGCCACCAAGCCATCGCTCGCTCCTCGCTCGCTCGCTGCTCTCCTCCGCACGTCCGAAGCTGGGCGACGCTGCTGCGCGGAAACTGGCGCCTCGGGGGCGCGCGCGGCGCTTTTCCTGGTCCCGCCGCCCCGCCCCTCGAGCGGAAAGCCAAGCCTGGGAGGCGCCGCTGCTCTCCTGCTTCGGGCAGCCTCGCGCCCCGGTGGAAAGTTACGCAGACCTGGCAAGCCTCCCCGCAGCCCTCACAGATGATGACCCGACGGGGGGCTGCCCTTGCGCTTCCTTTGCTCGCAGCCTTTCTTCCCTGCCTTTGCTAGGGCTCCCCATTTGCCTCTTCAAGGCCTGGGGAGGAATCCAGCCTTCTTGATAGTTAAAGAATTCATTCCCCCAGGAGGCCGGGATGGCCACCAAGCTAATGCTTGTCACGCATCTGtcttgttgtaaataaaaaacatgcccttttcccttatggggtatccaagagcccatatagagtccttacataggttccctattggtaggaaaaaataacagaggccaagcagagaatattgagaagcaaagcagctagaaagcctgatctttattgatctgtcgCAACAGGgggctcccctcacacgcaggaaaggcggaggacccacaaaaatggtgtgcaagggcttataaagacttttgaaattcccatcctgtagaccacccccagaaacatcatacatacatcacagaaggggtgtaacctaagaccacccctcagatacatcacagaaaaggtggtcttaaaacagaaatttcaatattgtttttctcttatccttgtttatttcctgtctggcaggttacttgattggattgcctgaggAGCCTGGCCAtacttttgtagtgataaatacttattcaaacacccttaagacaggatttgtgaaggaaaagacaatggggaggcttttccactttgaccatgcagagaaacatttgctcagtttaggaatcaaaatggttccaggttggccttcctgtggtgatctatgtatgtgcggttatgaacattgccatatatctaagaccataaaattcctattacTGTATAGTctggagaggcaatggagtgcgcctgcCGGGTGAAGTCCAACTGCTGCCTTAGGGGAAGAAGCCTGGGCCGGGGGCCTGGAGGGCcggggctgcccagacgacaaggccCCCTACTGATCTCACCGatgggtccaaaggaaagcagagctagACCTTTGacaccagcctggctgcaggagttgccggacgGAGGTGTGCAATCGTTTTAGGGACTCCGCTCCGGATTGTGTGGGatttactcctcagccttttattctcccaaaaatatcccacaaggcagcagaggtttaggatcagttttccttctcctacatgGGCTGATGAGCCCCTCAGTTCCCCCTGCAGCACAGGccgaaaccaccttcttgaccattggacccactactgTCTTATAGTCTTGGACTCCAAGGCCAGTCCAATAAAATTTCCTGCCTGAGGCTCAGAACAAGATGCCATCCCTATTTCACATTTAGTTAAATCTCGCTTCAGCACTGGTAACAGCATACAGCACTCTCCACCACAGCTAAGGGCAATATGGAGTATGTGAAGATTGTCCAAAGTATACATGACGCAAAAATCAGAAGCAAAGTCCGATCCTTTCTTTCATTTGGACTTATCCAATGAGGCAGAGGGACTACCGTATGTGAGACATTTTCAGTACAAGCTGATAGGAATTCCTAAGgcagaaaaccacaaaatatttCAGGACTTTAGTTGCAGAGTTTTGGTACTTTTGTCAATATGAAAAGGGAATCTGTGTTGAATTCAATTAATTATAGGTCTGGTTTTGGAAGGTTGTCCTGAAAAGATCCAAGTAGTTGGTGGGGGGAtttggaaggagggagaagcagaAAAAATATGCTGAGAATGTGACTGGGAggagcagaaaaaaataatttcaaTCTACTTTTCATGAAACTGCTTGACGTCTAAGTACATAATGTTCTCTGACTCTTTGTACCCATTTTCTGTTCCAGAAACCCGACAGCTCTAGTTAaaattcttctttggcaatcactcatagctgagtaagattgtcttccataaacacggttttaacgacgagtccgtaggtgactgtggaggccaagacagtggaacctcgacttaCGTACGACTCTTACATTACGACCTTCAGTAGGTGCTTTGACTTATGAACTTTCCCCTGGATACAaacagaggccttgccagcagcccGGAGCTCACCCGGCCGGCTGCAGAGCAGTGCTGAGGCCTCTGCTGCCGGGGAGagggcccccatcccaccctcaAAGCTGTGGAAGAGGTGCCGCCTGCAAGAGACACAGCAGGGcgcactgcagccccaaaccccaCCAAGGAACTCACCTGAGGAAGTCCAGAGAAGAACCTGGCCTGGCAAGAAAAAAAAGTGACCCTGGCCCAAGTGaatcagctctttactgacccttgccccacccccagcttgtagCCAAGTAAGCCCACTCACCCTCAGTGCATGTAAGAAAAAAAAGTTACTTTTTTTCATCTACAATacagtactgtcttatttattttatagtacagtacattgattattgccttcattttatggatccatagtctcgttagacagtaaaatccatgttaaattgctgttttagggggtgtttttcattGTCTAAAGCGGATCAATtaacttttccatta encodes the following:
- the CST3 gene encoding cystatin-C; protein product: MAWWRWLVACSALLLCAAPGTGGQQRPPLLGGVQEASVEEEGARRALQFAMNEYNRASNDKYASRVAEVVRVRKQIVSGVLYFFDVKVGRTTCPKSVADVENCAFHEAPELAKHVTCNFQVYSVPWTNHISLKRNNCT